A stretch of DNA from Nerophis ophidion isolate RoL-2023_Sa linkage group LG18, RoL_Noph_v1.0, whole genome shotgun sequence:
ctggcgcctatctcagctacaatcgggcggaaggattcAATCGACAGTAAATTTGGATACTTCAGTGTTTTTTatacttctttgtggggacattgttgattgtcatgtcatgttcggatgtactacgtctttgctccacagtaagtctttgctgtcgtccagcattctgttttcctttgtagccagttcagttttagtttcattctgtatagccttccttaagcttcagtgccttttcttaggggcactcaccttttgtttattttttgtttaagcattagatacctttttacctgcacactgcatcctgctgtttccgacatctacaatgcaattagctaccggctgccacatcacgccctgacttgagttttttggtattttcctgtagcagtttcatgtcttcctttgagcgcttttccccgcacctgctttgtgttagcaagcaaggctatttaagttgttgctgtccttctttgtgtggatattgttgattgtcatgtcatgtcatgttcggatgtactttgtggacgccgtaagtttttgctgtcgtccagcattttgttttctgtttactttgtagccagttcagttttacttccccaagccttccctaagcttcaatgccttttccttttgtttttggttatttttggtttaagcattacatacttTTTAACCTTCACGCTgtctcccgctgtggtctgcacaTTGGGaacacaacaaaccatcctcgtttcacccgacacattccgaattttacctgctgccacctactgacatggagtgtTACATGGCtaccctgccaagctctacaCAGCAAAGACACTAagtaacggcacattatttgcagattataattattgatttgcaaaaaaaaaaattttttatttctctttgctatttgggcttattggacccaattggaataaaaagtaagagtcatcttttgatatgatgtacttagtccataagtacacaaacgtgtacttgatgtttagtgacatgctaattcttatttttacatttttgaatttttttcaaattccattttaTGTTATACTCTACTGACACCGCTAGATGACAGtaaagtgtccacataagtggccataagaccccaattcagtagtgtacatcattttggaaataggagctaaaaggtgctgtccacgcatgtggccactaagcctttagaggttttaatcaattcatggtacaaatataaatacagtcatcacacaagttaatcatcacagcatatacattgaattatttacattatagtTCTCGCCATCCAGTTTAATTGACGATATCTTTTAACACGCCGACTTGTTTTGTTCACTTTTGCCCATTTCTAGATTTACCCCGTGACTCCAGAGTCCATGAAGAGTCGCGTGGCTCTGCTTATCACCAATATAACATTTAGGGACCCACAGAAAAACAGAGCTGGGGCGGAGAGAGACGAGCAGAACATGGAGAGGCTTTTGCGCACTTTCGGTTATGAAGTGGTCAAATACAGAGACTGCACAGGAAAGGTAAGGTAAATAAACGGAGGAAAGAGGCGGCGGCCTTAAATTGTATTCACTTGAGTTTGGCTTCCTGCAGCAAATAGATGAGGCCGTGCTGGACTTCTCCATGCATCCCAAACTCAAAGACACTGACAGCGTGTTTGTGGTGATCATGTCTCACGGGAGACGGGGACATGTTCTCGGTGTCAACTGGAACCACAAGCAAACCAAGGAGGAGGCCACCGAGAAAGAAGATGTCTTCTTCAATGATAACATTTTCAAGCACCTGGCCTCCGACGAGTGCAAAGAGCTGGAGAATAAACCCAAGATCATCATCATCCAGGCCTGCAGAGGAGGTGAATGAACACAAAGGTCTCTGTGGTACGCTTGTTGCGTCACGTCCATGTTTATGTATACTTCAGAGGGGAAGGGGACGGTGTTCACCAGGGATGGTGCGACGGAAGAATTGGAGTGTGACTACACCTCCGCCAGTGACGACCACAACATGGTGGAGGACGGGATGCGATACATGCACAAAGAGAAAGATTTCATCGCCTTTCTCTCCTGCACCCCTGGTCAGTGCTGCTTCCAAAGTGCAATGTTGACAACGTATTGGCACAGATTGCATGGGGAGTCAAAAAGACAACAGCTGGACTTCTCTCAAATTTGTTGGCCCTGTCTCCAagctgcacatttttttttttttttacaacatcctaccataccaactttatttatgaagccCTTTAAAACAACCATAGTTgaaaaacaaagggctgtacaccataAAGAAATACAGGCAAAGGACACACTAAAATATACAGTTTCATTTAAAACAGGTCAAATACACAcactttacatacatacatacgtacatacattatatatatatatatatatatttctgatatgtaaatatatatatacatacgtgtaaatatatacatatgtgtatatatacatacataaatatatgtacatacatatacatatgtctatgtacatatatatatttcttatatacatgtgtatatatacatacataaatatgtgtgtgtatatatatatatatacacacacacacacacacacacacacacatatataatatatacacatatacatacatacacatacatatatatatacacagatatatatatatatatatatatatatatatatacatatacatatataaacacatatatacacataaacatacacacatatatatatacacatacacatatatacacatacatagacacgtatatacatatacacacacacacgtatatacatatacacacacgtatatacacacacacacacacacacatacatatatgtatacacatatacatatatatatacacatatacatatatatacacatatacatatatatatacacatatacatatatacacatatacatatatatatacacatatacatatatatacacacatacatatatatacacacacatacatatatatacacacacatacatatatgtatacacatatacatatacacatatacatatatatatacacatatacatatatacatatatatatacacatatacatatatacatatatatatacacatatacatatacatatatacacatatacatacacatatacacacatacatacacatatacatatatatatacacatacatatatatatatatacacatacatatatatatatatacacatatacatatatatacacacatacatatatatacacacatacatatatatacacacatatacatatatatatatatatacacatatacatatatatacacacatatacatatatatacacatatacatatacatacacatatacatatatatatatatacacacatacatatacatacatatatatatatacaaacatacatatacatatatatatacacacatatatatacatacacacatatatatatatatatatatatatatatacacacatatatatacatatatatatatacacacatatatatatatatatatatatatatatatatatacacacatatatatatatacatatatatatacacacatatatatatacatatatatatacacacatatatatatacatatatatatacacacatatatatatatacatatatatatacacacatatatatatatatacacatatatatatacacacatatatatatacacacacatatatatatacacacatatatatatatatacacatatatatatacacacatatatatacacacacatatatatatatatatatatatatacacacatatatatatatgtacacacacacacacacacacgcacacacatatatatatatatatatatatatatatatatatatatatatatacatacatacatatatatgtatatttcttgcgctcctattttggtgtttttttctctttttttggtattttcctgtagcagtttcatgtctttctttgagcaAGATATtttccgcatctactttgttttagcaatcaagaatatttcagttgtttctaTCCTTCTttctggggacattgttgattgtcatgtcatgttcagatgtacattgtggacgccatctgctccacagtaagtatttgctgtcgtccagcattctgtttttgtttactttgtagccagttcagttttaatttcgttctgcatcaccttccctaagcttcaatgccttttcttaggggcactcaccttttgcttatttttggCTTATGCATCAGATACCCTTTTACCTGAACCCTGCCTCCCGACATCTGCAAAGCAATTAGCaacttgctgccacctactgatatgga
This window harbors:
- the LOC133537234 gene encoding caspase a-like isoform X2 codes for the protein MAEELFKVRPDFVASVSLAVLKSILDDLLLNKVLNDGECDALLEGNLIRRDKARTLIDTVRNKDAAGADGSSSSKISTTRKNKDEKIYPVTPESMKSRVALLITNITFRDPQKNRAGAERDEQNMERLLRTFGYEVVKYRDCTGKQIDEAVLDFSMHPKLKDTDSVFVVIMSHGRRGHVLGVNWNHKQTKEEATEKEDVFFNDNIFKHLASDECKELENKPKIIIIQACRGEGKGTVFTRDGATEELECDYTSASDDHNMVEDGMRYMHKEKDFIAFLSCTPDTVSYRHPVKGSVLIGHLVDVFNTYAREEHIEELFRMVTQRFEEVDLKYGQMPNKDRVSLTKNFYLFPGN
- the LOC133537234 gene encoding caspase a-like isoform X1 produces the protein MAEELFKVRPDFVASVSLAVLKSILDDLLLNKVLNDGECDALLEGNLIRRDKARTLIDTVRNKGDDASWKMINYLKKHDPELIKKLGLPTQSFKDAAGADGSSSSKISTTRKNKDEKIYPVTPESMKSRVALLITNITFRDPQKNRAGAERDEQNMERLLRTFGYEVVKYRDCTGKQIDEAVLDFSMHPKLKDTDSVFVVIMSHGRRGHVLGVNWNHKQTKEEATEKEDVFFNDNIFKHLASDECKELENKPKIIIIQACRGEGKGTVFTRDGATEELECDYTSASDDHNMVEDGMRYMHKEKDFIAFLSCTPDTVSYRHPVKGSVLIGHLVDVFNTYAREEHIEELFRMVTQRFEEVDLKYGQMPNKDRVSLTKNFYLFPGN